A genomic stretch from Hemicordylus capensis ecotype Gifberg chromosome 1, rHemCap1.1.pri, whole genome shotgun sequence includes:
- the LOC128339442 gene encoding pleckstrin homology-like domain family A member 2, whose translation MKGPACVSASSEVIREGELEKRSDSLFQLWKKKLVVLSKDSLSLFSPEGGSGGGKARAKELRFGSIQKVDCVERTGKYVYFTIVTTDRKEIDFRCPGESCWNASITMALIDFQNKRAIQDFKSRQQQEAVEQAAAGTRDSRRLARAP comes from the coding sequence ATGAAGGGCCCGGCGTGCGTGTCGGCGTCGTCGGAGGTGATCCGCGAGGGCGAGCTGGAGAAGCGCAGCGACAGCCTCTTCCAGCTGTGGAAGAAGAAGCTGGTGGTGCTGAGCAAGGACAGCCTGAGCCTCTTCTCGCCCgagggcggcagcggcggcggcaaggCGCGGGCCAAGGAGCTGCGCTTCGGCTCCATCCAGAAGGTGGACTGCGTGGAGCGCACCGGCAAGTACGTCTACTTCACCATCGTCACCACGGACCGCAAGGAGATCGACTTTCGGTGCCCGGGCGAGAGCTGCTGGAACGCCTCCATCACCATGGCGCTCATCGACTTCCAGAACAAGCGCGCCATCCAGGACTTCAAGAGCCGCCAGCAGCAGGAGGCCGTCGAGCAGGCGGCCGCCGGCACCCGCGACAGCAGGCGCCTCGCCCGCGCCCCCTGA